One window from the genome of Cryptomeria japonica chromosome 6, Sugi_1.0, whole genome shotgun sequence encodes:
- the LOC131048630 gene encoding beta-glucosidase 40 isoform X1, producing MRIPKFVLILMFSIMILPSCMFAQSEFSRKSFPSGFVFGTASFAFQYEGAVKEDGRGPSVWDIYSHRFGKVIDGSNADVAVDQYHRYKEDVQLMVDMGMDAYRFSISWSRIFPNGSGEINQAGVDHYIKLIDALLEKGIEPYVTLYHWDLPQALEDAYNGWLDSKIVTDYVKFAETCFEKFGDKVKNWMTFNEPHTFSIQGYDVGLQAPGRCSILLRTFCTAGNSATEPYIVAHHVLLSHAKAVEIYRRKYKAKQGGRIGIAFDVMWYEPASNSSEDIAATQRAQDFQFGWFMDPIFFGSYPASMRERVGNRLPKFSGAESNLVKGSLDFVGINHYTTYYASSNKTNIIGVLLNDSLADSGALTIPLRGLTAIGDRASSIWLYIVPTGMRSLMNYIKQRYGNPPVIITENGMDDPNNNLIPLQTALQDTKRIGYHRDYLSNLSAAIKQDGCEVRGYFAWSLLDNWEWGAGYTSRFGLYFVDYNDNLKRYPKASVNWFKNFLKR from the exons ATGAGAATCCCTAAATTTGTGCTGATTCTTATGTTTTCAATTATGATACTGCCATCCTGCATGTTTGCTCAATCAGAATTCAGTCGGAAGAGTTTTCCTTCAGGATTTGTGTTTGGCACGGCCTCTTTTGCATTCCAG TATGAGGGAGCTGTGAAAGAAGACGGGAGAGGACCCAGTGTATGGGACATCTATTCTCATCGATTTG GAAAGGTGATTGATGGCAGCAATGCAGATGTTGCAGTGGACCAATATCATCGATATAAG GAGGATGTTCAGCTCATGGTGGACATGGGGATGGACGCCTACAGATTTTCTATATCTTGGTCACGCATATTTCCCA ACGGCAGTGGAGAAATCAATCAAGCAGGAGTGGATCACTACATTAAGCTCATAGATGCACTTTTGGAGAAAG GAATTGAGCCATACGTGACGCTTTATCActgggatcttcctcaagcactCGAGGATGCCTATAATGGCTGGCTTGACTCCAAAATTGT GACAGATTATGTGAAGTTTGCAGAAACATGCTTTGAGAAATTCGGTGACAAAGTAAAGAATTGGATGACATTCAATGAGCCCCACACCTTCTCCATTCAGGGATACGATGTGGGTCTGCAAGCACCGGGAAGATGTTCCATTCTCCTCCGTACCTTTTGCACTGCAGGAAATTCTGCTACCGAGCCTTACATTGTTGCCCACCATGTTCTTCTTTCTCATGCTAAAGCTGTGGAAATATACAGAAGAAAGTATAAG GCCAAGCAAGGTGGAAGAATTGGGATTGCTTTCGATGTGATGTGGTATGAGCCCGCTTCCAATTCTTCAGAGGACATAGCTGCTACACAGAGAGCACAAGATTTTCAGTTTGGATG GTTCATGGACCCAATCTTTTTTGGGTCATATCCAGCATCAATGAGAGAAAGGGTAGGCAACCGGCTGCCAAAGTTCTCTGGTGCAGAATCAAATCTGGTAAAAGGATCGTTGGATTTTGTGGGTATCAACCATTATACAACTTATTATGCCAGCAGCAACAAAACAAATATCATTGGAGTACTTCTCAACGATTCTCTTGCAGATTCTGGGGCTCTCACCATCC CATTAAGAGGACTAACAGCCATTGGTGACAGG GCATCTTCGATATGGCTATACATTGTCCCTACCGGAATGAGGAGCCTCATGAATTATATCAAACAACGTTATGGAAATCCTCCCGTGATCATCACTGAAAACG GAATGGACGACCCAAATAACAATCTTATACCTCTACAAACGGCCTTGCAAGATACAAAAAGGATAGGCTATCACCGAGACTATCTTTCAAACCTTTCTGCTGCCATCAA gCAGGATGGATGTGAAGTACGTGGGTATTTTGCATGGTCACTGCTGGACAATTGGGAGTGGGGAGCAGGGTATACATCCAGATTTGGTCTCTACTTTGTCGACTACAATGATAATCTGAAGAGATATCCCAAGGCTTCTGTCAACTGGTTCAAAAACTTCTTAAAACGATAG
- the LOC131048630 gene encoding beta-glucosidase 40 isoform X2 translates to MRIPKFVLILMFSIMILPSCMFAQSEFSRKSFPSGFVFGTASFAFQYEGAVKEDGRGPSVWDIYSHRFGKVIDGSNADVAVDQYHRYKEDVQLMVDMGMDAYRFSISWSRIFPNGSGEINQAGVDHYIKLIDALLEKGIEPYVTLYHWDLPQALEDAYNGWLDSKIVTDYVKFAETCFEKFGDKVKNWMTFNEPHTFSIQGYDVGLQAPGRCSILLRTFCTAGNSATEPYIVAHHVLLSHAKAVEIYRRKYKAKQGGRIGIAFDVMWYEPASNSSEDIAATQRAQDFQFGWFMDPIFFGSYPASMRERVGNRLPKFSGAESNLVKGSLDFVGINHYTTYYASSNKTNIIGVLLNDSLADSGALTIPLRGLTAIGDRASSIWLYIVPTGMRSLMNYIKQRYGNPPVIITENGMDDPNNNLIPLQTALQDTKRIGYHRDYLSNLSAAIK, encoded by the exons ATGAGAATCCCTAAATTTGTGCTGATTCTTATGTTTTCAATTATGATACTGCCATCCTGCATGTTTGCTCAATCAGAATTCAGTCGGAAGAGTTTTCCTTCAGGATTTGTGTTTGGCACGGCCTCTTTTGCATTCCAG TATGAGGGAGCTGTGAAAGAAGACGGGAGAGGACCCAGTGTATGGGACATCTATTCTCATCGATTTG GAAAGGTGATTGATGGCAGCAATGCAGATGTTGCAGTGGACCAATATCATCGATATAAG GAGGATGTTCAGCTCATGGTGGACATGGGGATGGACGCCTACAGATTTTCTATATCTTGGTCACGCATATTTCCCA ACGGCAGTGGAGAAATCAATCAAGCAGGAGTGGATCACTACATTAAGCTCATAGATGCACTTTTGGAGAAAG GAATTGAGCCATACGTGACGCTTTATCActgggatcttcctcaagcactCGAGGATGCCTATAATGGCTGGCTTGACTCCAAAATTGT GACAGATTATGTGAAGTTTGCAGAAACATGCTTTGAGAAATTCGGTGACAAAGTAAAGAATTGGATGACATTCAATGAGCCCCACACCTTCTCCATTCAGGGATACGATGTGGGTCTGCAAGCACCGGGAAGATGTTCCATTCTCCTCCGTACCTTTTGCACTGCAGGAAATTCTGCTACCGAGCCTTACATTGTTGCCCACCATGTTCTTCTTTCTCATGCTAAAGCTGTGGAAATATACAGAAGAAAGTATAAG GCCAAGCAAGGTGGAAGAATTGGGATTGCTTTCGATGTGATGTGGTATGAGCCCGCTTCCAATTCTTCAGAGGACATAGCTGCTACACAGAGAGCACAAGATTTTCAGTTTGGATG GTTCATGGACCCAATCTTTTTTGGGTCATATCCAGCATCAATGAGAGAAAGGGTAGGCAACCGGCTGCCAAAGTTCTCTGGTGCAGAATCAAATCTGGTAAAAGGATCGTTGGATTTTGTGGGTATCAACCATTATACAACTTATTATGCCAGCAGCAACAAAACAAATATCATTGGAGTACTTCTCAACGATTCTCTTGCAGATTCTGGGGCTCTCACCATCC CATTAAGAGGACTAACAGCCATTGGTGACAGG GCATCTTCGATATGGCTATACATTGTCCCTACCGGAATGAGGAGCCTCATGAATTATATCAAACAACGTTATGGAAATCCTCCCGTGATCATCACTGAAAACG GAATGGACGACCCAAATAACAATCTTATACCTCTACAAACGGCCTTGCAAGATACAAAAAGGATAGGCTATCACCGAGACTATCTTTCAAACCTTTCTGCTGCCATCAAGTAA